A genomic region of Ictidomys tridecemlineatus isolate mIctTri1 chromosome 10, mIctTri1.hap1, whole genome shotgun sequence contains the following coding sequences:
- the LOC144367177 gene encoding prolargin, translating into MRPSLCWLLPLLLILASGAQGQSTRRPRPGSRPRPRPQPRPRPTPSFPQPHEPAEPTDLPPPLPPGPPSVFPDCPRECYCPPDFPSALYCDSRNLRKVPVIPPRIHYLYLQNNFISELPVESFKNATGLRWINLDNNRIRKVDQRVLEKLPSLVFLYMEKNQLEEVPSALPRNLEQLRLSQNHISRIPPGVFSKLENLLLLDLQHNRLSDGVFKPDTFQGLKNLMQLNLAHNILRKMPPKVPSAIHQLYLDSNKIETIPNGYFKGFPNLAFIRLNYNRLSDRGLPKNSFNISNLLVLHLSHNKISNVPAINNKLEHLYLNNNSIEKINGTQICPHDLVAFHDFSSDLENVPHLRYLRLDGNFLKPPIPLDLMMCFRLLQSVVI; encoded by the exons ATGAGGCCATCCCTCTGCTGGCTCCTCCCACTTCTCCTCATCTTGGCCTCAGGGGCCCAAGGCCAGTCAACAAGACGACCAAGACCCGGGAGccggcccaggcccaggccccagcCCCGGCCCAGGCCCACTCCAAGCTTTCCCCAGCCCCATGAGCCAGCAGAGCCCACAGACCTGCCACCCCCACTGCCTCCGGGCCCTCCGTCTGTCTTCCCTGACTGTCCCCGGGAATGCTACTGCCCCCCTGATTTCCCATCGGCCCTCTACTGTGACAGCCGCAACCTGCGCAAGGTCCCTGTCATCCCACCCCGCATCCATTACCTCTATCTCCAGAATAACTTCATCTCTGAGCTCCCTGTGGAGTCCTTCAAGAACGCCACGGGCCTGAGGTGGATCAACCTGGACAACAACCGGATTCGCAAGGTAGACCAGAGGGTGCTGGAGAAACTGCCCAGCCTGGTGTTCCTCTACATGGAGAAGAACCAGCTGGAAGAGGTGCCCTCGGCCCTGCCCCGGAACCTGGAGCAGCTGAGGCTCAGCCAGAACCACATCTCCAGGATCCCCCCGGGTGTCTTCAGCAAGCTGGAGAACCTGCTGCTCCTGGATCTGCAGCACAACAGGCTGAGCGACGGCGTCTTCAAGCCCGACACCTTCCAGGGCCTCAAGAACCTCATGCAGCTCAACCTGGCCCACAACATCCTGAGAAAGATGCCACCCAAGGTCCCCTCGGCCATTCACCAGCTCTACCTGGACAGCAACAAGATCGAGACCATCCCTAATGGATACTTTAAGGGCTTCCCCAACCTCGCCTTCATCCGGCTGAACTACAACAGGCTGTCGGATAGGGGACTCCCCAAGAACTCCTTCAACATCTCCAACCTGCTCGTGCTGCACCTGTCCCACAACAAGATCAGCAATGTGCCGGCCATCAACAACAAGCTGGAGCACCTGTACCTCAACAACAACAGCATAGAGA AAATCAATGGGACGCAGATCTGTCCCCATGACCTGGTGGCCTTCCACGACTTCTCCTCAGACCTAGAGAACGTGCCACACCTGCGCTACCTGCGGCTGGATGGGAACTTCCTGAAGCCACCCATCCCACTGGACCTCATGATGTGCTTCCGCCTCCTGCAGTCCGTGGTCATCTAG